Genomic segment of Deltaproteobacteria bacterium:
GTGCCGCGGCGCTGGAGCAGTCCGAAAAGGCACGAGCGGTGGTGTGGGACCTCGACACGACCGAACCGCCCGACTACGACGATTATTTTGACCAACTGACCCGCTCTCCCCTTGTTCACTCCATCCGCCCGGGGTTGCTGCTGGAGGCATCGAGGGGTTGCTGGTGGGGACAGAGGCACCGCTGCAGATTCTGCGGCTTGAACGGTGCGGGGCTCACCTACCGCTCCAAGTCGGTCGGCCGCATCTTGAGGGAAATAGACGATCTCTGTACCCGTTACGGGACTCCCCGGGTGGAGTTTGTCGACAACAACCTCGAACCCGGGCTCGTGGATGAGGTTTTCCCCCGCCTGGCCGACCGAAAGGACGGGATCTCTCTCTTCTTCGAGACCCGGGTCATGGCCAGACGCCAGATCGAATCCATGGCTCGAGGTGGTGTCCGATGGCTCCAGGTGGGTATCGAGAGCTTTCATCCGCGCCTGCTCTCTCTCATGAACAAGGGAACCACGGTCCTCCAAAATATCGAGGTCCTGCGCTGGGCTTACGAGCTCGGGATCCGAGTCAGCTACAACCTCCTCTATGGCTTCCCCGGCGAAGAAGACGAGTGGTACGTGGAGATGAGCCGCCTGCTTCCCCTGTTGGCCCATCTGGAGCCGCCTCGGAATCTCGTTCCCCTTCGTTACGATCGGTTCAGCGTCTACCACGAGAACCCCGAACCTTTCGGTCTCCGGCTCGCCCCGCGAGAGGCTTACCGGTTTGTGTACGCCCTGCCCGCTGACCTGATTGACGACATGGCATACTTCTTCGAGGACGTCGGCACAAAACGCCCCGGCGGCGAGCGGCCTGGTCTGGAAGCCGTCAAACAGGAGTGGCTCCGGTGGCGCAAGGCGTTCTGGACATCCGAACCCGGACGGGAGCGGGCGGTTCTCCACGTGCTGCCCTGCAGTGGGCGCCAAGAGAGCGTACTCTATGACACGCGGCCATGCGCCGTCGAGACTGGAACCATCCTGACCGCGCTCGAAAGCCTCGTGCTTCGCTTCTGTGATCGCGCCCGCCGACTCCCTGAGATCGAGACCCGTTGCATGAGGGGAGGAGCGAATCGCAGAGCGGACGTATCCCGAGCCCTTGGAGGCCTCGTGGAGCGGAAGGTCCTGGTCCACCAGAACGGGAGATTCCTCTCCCTCGCCGTCACTCCCCCCCGGCAGGTCATGCTCCAGACCAGGGACTTTCCCGGGGGATTCTACTATCCTGAGAAAAGAGCGACTCCTGCCGGGAAAACCGGTGCCTCCCCGGATGAGTGAAGAAAAGAACCATGGATCGGTCTCCCTTTGAGTTTCAGCTCTGCGGGTTCATATCATCGAGCACGATGTGCCGGTTCCGTTGGCCGGCAGGGAGCCTGCCGCCGGCCTCCGACGGGGCGGGGAAAGACGTCCGGTGGAATAACCGGGACGGGATTCGATAAGGAGGCCCTGTGGTTGGACCAAAGGCCGTAAATCCGTGCGACCTCGTCATGGTCTTCCCTCAAAACATCGGCCAGGGAAACCAGAGCTTCTTGTACAATCTCGGTGCCGGCTACGTATTGGCATACCTCAAGCAAAAGGGGGTCTCCGGCGTCCAATTCGTGCCCCAGGGGTACTTGAGTGTCGCCGAGGCGGCCGAACGGATCGTGGCTCTCCACCCCCGCGTGGTCGGATTCACAGTGTACTTCACCAACTTCGACACGTCCAGCCTGGTCGCCCGGGCCGTCAAGACCCGCTCGCCCGAAACAATCATCGTTTTCGGCGGTCCAACACCTACCACCATGGATGAGGATGTACTCCGACTGGCCCCTGCGGTCGATGTCTGTGTTCGAGGCGACGGCGAAGAGACCATGCTCGGGCTGATGGAGAGTCTTACCGAGCTCGGCTCTGGAAGGGACCGGTCCCTCCTGGAGGAGATCGAAGGAATCACGTTCCGGAGACGCACGGCTCTTGTTAGGACTCCGGATCGGGCTCGCGTACCAGGAGCCCGAGGTCTTCGCGATCCCCTGGATGCCTATCCTTCCCCCCATCTGGAACACCTAATCCCGTCCGAGGCCGCCCTGGGCCGGAACGGGACCGGAATCATCACCGCACGGGGGTGCAATCAGCATTGTACGTACTGTAACTGCGCGATCCTTTCCGGGCGCCGGGTCTATACACACTCCCTTGACCGGCTCATCGACGAAATCGGTTACATCTCGGGCACGCGGTCGGACGATCGGATCCTGGTCGTTCAGGACGACGCCTTTACCCTCCTTCGGTCGCGGGCCCGCCGGTTATGCGAACAACTCCTCAAACAAAAAGTCCGAGCCCG
This window contains:
- a CDS encoding RiPP maturation radical SAM C-methyltransferase gives rise to the protein MSEQVCLINPPFGAIERPSVGLGLLKASACKARVPCRVLYANLAFAERIGLDLYFWFANTGEYIDLFGEWVFAGVLFPENHEASEGYIRRFVAGGYTESTFKAVLPGRDLMETLQEARRWAEEFVEAFALAVVETRPCVVGCTSSFQQNCAALALLKRIRELDPAVVTLLGGANCEGPMGRALRRAFPWVDFVVSGEAESIFPDLLQQILDRGRTLDENLLPECVIGSARAAALEQSEKARAVVWDLDTTEPPDYDDYFDQLTRSPLVHSIRPGLLLEASRGCWWGQRHRCRFCGLNGAGLTYRSKSVGRILREIDDLCTRYGTPRVEFVDNNLEPGLVDEVFPRLADRKDGISLFFETRVMARRQIESMARGGVRWLQVGIESFHPRLLSLMNKGTTVLQNIEVLRWAYELGIRVSYNLLYGFPGEEDEWYVEMSRLLPLLAHLEPPRNLVPLRYDRFSVYHENPEPFGLRLAPREAYRFVYALPADLIDDMAYFFEDVGTKRPGGERPGLEAVKQEWLRWRKAFWTSEPGRERAVLHVLPCSGRQESVLYDTRPCAVETGTILTALESLVLRFCDRARRLPEIETRCMRGGANRRADVSRALGGLVERKVLVHQNGRFLSLAVTPPRQVMLQTRDFPGGFYYPEKRATPAGKTGASPDE